The nucleotide window TCAAGACCAGCGGTGTCGATCACCGTGAACCGCAGATCCCCCAGCCGCGCCTCGCCCTCGCGCAGGTCGCGCGTCACGCCCGGCTGGTCGTCGACCAGGGCCAGCTTCTTGCCCACAAGGCGGTTGAACAGGGTGGACTTGCCCACATTGGGACGGCCCACGATGGCGAGGGTAAAGGACATCAGACCAGCTTTCTGCGATTCAGACGCGGCTCATAGCGCATCTGCGCGGCTTCCGCCACCCGGAAACACGGATCAGCGGTAGGCCAGCAATTCACCGTTGGAGGAAACCACATAGAGCGTGCACCCCGCAACCACCGGCGCGGTGGTGGCGCCGCCCGGCACCTCCGCCGTGCGGGTCAGGCTGCCGTTAACAGGATTGAAGAACCGCAGCAGCCCGTCGTTGGAGGCCAGCACAATCTGCCCGCCTGCCAGCACCGGGCCATGATGCACATAGATCTTGCCGCGCTTGCCCGGCTTGTCCTTCACAAAGCCCGGCAGGTCCACGGCCCAGATCACCTCGCCCGTGCCCGCATCCAGGCGCAGCAGCTGGTTCAGGTCGCTGACCTGGAACAGGCTGCCGCCCGCAGGCCAGGCGGGGCCGGAGGCGCCTTCGCGCGCGGTCCACAGCCGGTCGCCGGTTGCCAGGTCGATGGCAACGGTGCGGCCCGAGTTGTTGCCCGCGTACAGCCGCTTGCCCGCAACCACCGGCGCGCCGGTCACATCGCTGATCCGCGACAGGGTCTGGCCCGTGCGCTGGCCGGCCACCGAGGCGCTCCAGCGGCGCAGGCCGCCGCGGCGGAAGGTGGCAATCAGATCACCGGAGCCAAAGGCAAAGATCGCGAGGTCATTGGTGACCACGGGGGCCGGCGCGCCCAGGATGTTGGCGGCCGAGGGCGAGGCCTCGATCTGCCAGGCAATGCGGCCATCCTTGGTATTGACCGCCCAGCCGGTGTCATCGCCAGCAACCAGATAGACCAGCCCGCCGCTGACCCGCGGCTGGCCGGAGCCGGTGGCCCCCAGTTCCTGCCGCCAGACCAGGCTGCCGTCTGAGGCGTTCAGCGCCGTCAGCACCCCGAAGCCAGAGGAGACATACAGCACGCCATTGTCATAGGCCAATCCGCCGCCTGTTGCCTGGCCTTCGTCATCCGCCGCCGGGATCAGTTCGCTTTGCCACAGCACCTGGCCCTGCGGCGACACCGCGGACACCCGCGCACCGCTGTCCAGAGTGTAGATGCGTCCGCCGCCGGCAACCGGCGTTGCGGTGATGCGCTGGCGGCGGCTGTCACCCTCACCGATCGAGGCAGACCAGATGCGCTGCGGCGCGGCAGAAAGCGCCGGATGCGCGGTGCGGCCCGCCTCGGCGCCATGTCCCTGGGCCCACTCCGCGTTAGCAACCTGTCCGGGCAGGGAAATGGGACGTGCCTGGTTCACCACCTCCACGGCAGCATCGGGACGGATATCCTCGCGCTCGCCGCGCAGGATAATCTCCTCCTCGCCGCAGGCGGCCAGAACGGCCATGGCTGCTGTTGTGCACAGAAGACCCCGTACCCGGGAGAAAGTCTTGGTTATTGTCATTGCCCTGCCCTGTATGCCGTAGTCTTCCGCAAGTTCCCATCCGCGGAGCGCCTTACCCCTCTGGCGCAGCGTCCCCCTCCAGGGAGCCGCCGAGCGCCACAATCACCTGAGACGCGCGGTCTTTCAAGTCTCCGCTTACCCCGGCATCAGCCGCAATCTCCCGCAGCCGGGCAATAGCGGCCTCGTTGTTGCCTTCCTCGATGTCCAGCAGCGCCAGCTGCTCGGACGCCAGCAGCGCCAGCGGCGCACCGGGCTGGGCCAGGGCTTCATACTGCAGGCGGCGGTCCGCGGCGCTCAGGCTGTCCGCCTGCAGCGACAGCGCCTTGAAGCTGGCGATATGGCGGTAGATCAGCGGCAGCTCGCCGTTCACGGCGACGGCTTCCAGCCGGGCCACTGCCTCGGCGGACTTGCCCGACTCGGCCAGCGCGCCGGCTTCCAGCATCTTGACGACAGCTGTCCCGCCAGCGCCTTCAGCGGTCACCGCCGCCAGCGCCGCGGCCTGATCATCGCTGCCCTCGGTTTCCAGCGCCGCAGTGATCCGGTCGCCCAGATCCTCTGCCGCCGCGCGCTCCTGCGCCTTGTTGTATTCGCGGAACGCCGCGCCGCCGACGATCAGCGCCACAGCCACGCCGCCGATCCAGCCATAGCGCTTCAGCATCAGGAAAAGCCGGTCACGGCGGACCTCTTCGGTCACCTCGTCGATAAAGCTGTCGGTATCGCTCATGAAAAGCCCCTGATATGCGCGGCCCGGGCCTGCGCCCCGGCCGGTATTGAATGCGTCGCGCCCCTCTTAACCCGGCTCAAACGCCAAGCCAAGTGGCCCGTTTGCATCAGAAACATCCGCATTGGCGCCGGAAAAGCAAGAAATGTGAACTAAACCACTTAGTTTAGAATGGACATATCCTATATCAGGTCTATCACATACGCGCGACTCTCCTTGTACTCAGCCCTGCCGCCGGCGGCCCAGGAGCACAGCGCACAGGGAGCTGACAGGAATAAGGAAAGGCCCGACATGCGTATCATTCCGATGCTGACCGCAGTGGTGGTGACAGCCAGCCTCTATATGGTGGTCATTCAGCGTGACGAACTGATGGCCTTTGCCCGCGGCGAGGATGCCCCAGACGCAGCCCAAAGCGAAACGGAAGCTGCTGAAGGCCAAGATGCAGCCCAAGCCGAAGACACGCGCGTCGGGGTCGTGGCCCTGCAAAGCAAGGCGCGCACCATCGGCAACGCAGTAATCCTGCGCGGCCAGACCCAGGCAATCCGCCAGGTGGAGGTGCGGGCCGAGACCACCTCAACCGTGATTTCCGAACCGCTGCGCAAGGGCGCCCACGTTGAGCAGGGCGATGTGCTGTGCCAGCTGGACCCGGGCACCCGCGATGCCGCGCTGCAAGAAGCGCAGGCACGGCTGAAGGAAGCCCAGATCAATCTCACCGCCGCCTCCAAACTGTCTGAAGGCGGCTATGCCTCGGAGACCCGGCTGGCCGCCTCCGAAGCCGCGGAGCGCACTGCCATTGCCGCGGTTGCCGCCGCGGAAAAGGAAATGGAGCGGCTGACGATCAAAGCCCCGTTCGCGGGCCTGCTGGAAAGCGACACTGCGGAACTTGGCAGCCTGCTGCAGCCCGGCAGCCTGTGCGGCACCGTGATCCAGCTCGATACCATCAAGCTGGTAGGCTATGTGCCGGAGGCAGAGGTCAACAAGGTGGAACTGGGCGCAACCGCAGGTGCAGAGCTGTCCACCGGCCAGACGGTTCAGGGCAAGGTTACCTTCCTCAGCCGCTCCGCCGACCCTACCACCCGCACCTTTGAGGTCGAGATTACGGTGCCGAACCAGGACCTCAGCATCCGCGACGGCCAGACCGCAGACATCGCGATTTCCTCGGCCGGTTCCTTGGCGCACAAGCTGCCGCAATCGGCGCTGACGCTGAACAACGAGGGCCAGCTGGGCGTTCGCGTTGTCGGATCCGACAGCACCGTGGTATTCTACCCCGTGCAGCTTCTGCGGGATGAGGCCGACGGCGTCTGGCTCGGCGGCCTGCCCGAAACCGCCGACGTGATTGTCGTGGGACAGGACTTTGTGACCGAAGGCGTCGCCGTGGCGGCCACCTACCGGGAGACTGAACAGTGATTGGCATCGTCGATTGGGCCGCCGGCCGCGCCCGGATGGTCCTCGCCTTCATCGCTATCTCGCTGCTTGTCGGCGGCTTCGCTTATTCAATGCTGCCCAAAGAGGGCGAGCCGGATATCGAAATCCCGGCCCTGTTCATCTCAGTCCCCTTCCCCGGCATCTCTGCCGAGGACGCAGAATCCCTGATGGTCAAGGTGATGGAGACCGAGCTTGCCGATCTCGACGGGCTCGATAAGATGACCTCCACCGCCGCCGAAGGCTATGCCGGGGTAGCGCTGGAGTTTGAATTCGGCTGGGACAAGACCGCCATCATGGCCGACGTGCGCGACGCCATGGACAAGGCGGAGGCAGAGTTCCCGGAAGGCGCCGAGAAATACTCGATCACCGAGATCAACTTCTCCGAATTCCCGATCGTCATCGTGAACCTGACCGGCGCCGTGCCGGAACGGACGATGGCGCGAATTGCCAAGGACTTGCAGGACGACCTTGAGGCGCTGGATGCAGTGCTGGAGGCAGGCATTGCAGGCAACCGCGACGAGATGGTCGAGGTGCTGATCGACCCGCTTCGGCTGGAGGCCTACAACGTCACCGCGCTGGAGCTGATCAATGTGGTGCAGAACAACAACCAGCTGATCGCGGCGGGTGAGGTCGAGACCAGCCAGGGCGCGTTCTCGGTTAAGATCCCCTCCTCCTTCGACGACGTGAAGGACATCTATCAGCTGCCGGTCAAAACCAACGGCGACCGCGTGGTCACCTTGGGTGAGCTGGCGCAGATCAACTTCACCTTCGAGGACCGCGAGGGCACCGCCCGCTTCAACGGCGAGGACACGGTGGCCCTGCAGGTGGTCAAGCGCAAAGGGTACAACCTGATCGACACCGTCAATCTGGTGAAGACGACCCTGGAAAAATCCAAATCCAAATGGCCGCCGGAACTGCGCGCAGCGGTCCAGGTCGGCACCTCCAACGACCAGAGCCGCGTTGTCGGCTCCATGGTCAGCCAGCTGGAAGGCTCGGTCCTGACCGCCATCGCGCTGGTGATGATCGTGGTGCTGTCGGCGCTTGGCAGCCGCGCGGCGCTCTTGGTCGGCTTTGCGATCCCGACGTCGTTCCTGCTGTGTTTCGCGCTGCTTGCGCTGATGGGCATCTCGATCTCCAACATCGTGATGTTCGGCCTGATCCTTGCCGTGGGGATGCTGGTCGATGGCGCCATCGTGGTGGTGGAATACGCCGACAAGCGCATCAAGGAAGGCACCGGCCCGATGCACGCCTATGTCGAGGCGGCGCAGCGGATGTTTTGGCCCATTGTGTCCTCTACCGCGACCACGCTCTGCGCCTTCCTGCCGATGCTGTTCTGGCCCGGCGTGCCGGGTGAGTTCATGGGCATGCTTCCGGTCACCCTGATCTTCGTGCTGTCGGCCTCGCTGGTGGTGGCGCTGATCTACCTGCCCGTGATGGGCGGTGTCACCGGCCGTATCAGCCGCACGTTCGAGGGCGCTTCCCACGGCCTGCGGATGATCGCACCCTGGTGGCTGCGCGCGGCTCTGGTGCCGGTCTCCATGTGGGGCATGTTTGCAGGCGCGATGCAGATGCTGAACCCCTCCTACCTGCTGGGAGAGGGAACTGGCCCGATGGCGGGTGTGCTGTTCGGCGGGCTGGTCTTTACGCTCGCAGCCTTTGCCGCCTCGATCACCCTCAGCTCGGTCAAGGTGGAGCGCGAGGAAACAGAGGTCGCTCCCGGCTACCACCACACCCCGTTCGGCCATGTGATCAAGTTCATCGCCGGCAACCCGGTGATGCCCATCGTGACGGTCGCCGCCGTGGGTTTCGCGATCATGACCGTGTTCTCGATGTTCAGCGAAAACAACTATGGCGTTGAATTCTTCGTCGACTCGGAGCCGGAACAGGCCACCGCCTATGTCCGCGCCCGCGGCAACATCTCGCTGCACGAAAAGGACGAGATGGTGCGCGCCGCCGAGGAGGTCATTCTGGATCACCATGCGGTGATCAATGTGTTCTCCTTTGCCGGCGACGGCGGCCTGAACACTGACAGCTCCGGGGCACAACTGCCGCCGGACACTATCGGCCAGGTGCAGTTCGAGATCATCCCGTGGGAGGAACGCCCCACCGAAACGGAGCCCCTGAACGGCTGGTTCGGCGCTCTGCTGAGCAAATACCTCGGCTTTGAAAAGGAAATCATCGCCGAAGAATATGACGGCAACACCGTGATCGACCAGTTGAACGCCCAGCTGGCCAAGCTGCCCGGTTTCGAGGTCGAGGTGCGCGCCCTGGCACAGGGTCCTGCCTCCGGCAAGCCGGTGCATCTGCGCCTGCGCGGCGACGGCTGGGAAGACTTGACCAGCGCCACCCTGGCCGCACGGGAGCAGTTCGAGAACACCCCCGGCCTGATCCTGATCGAAGACAGCCTGCCCCTGCCCGGCATCGACTGGCAGATCAATGTGGATGTCGAAAAGGCCGGCCGCTACGGCGCCGATGTGGCGACCGTGGGCGCGATGGTGCAGCTGGTCACCCGCGGCATCCTGCTGGACACCATGCGGGTCGACAGCTCCGACGAGGAGATCGAGATCCGCGTCCG belongs to Leisingera caerulea DSM 24564 and includes:
- a CDS encoding PQQ-like beta-propeller repeat protein, producing MTITKTFSRVRGLLCTTAAMAVLAACGEEEIILRGEREDIRPDAAVEVVNQARPISLPGQVANAEWAQGHGAEAGRTAHPALSAAPQRIWSASIGEGDSRRQRITATPVAGGGRIYTLDSGARVSAVSPQGQVLWQSELIPAADDEGQATGGGLAYDNGVLYVSSGFGVLTALNASDGSLVWRQELGATGSGQPRVSGGLVYLVAGDDTGWAVNTKDGRIAWQIEASPSAANILGAPAPVVTNDLAIFAFGSGDLIATFRRGGLRRWSASVAGQRTGQTLSRISDVTGAPVVAGKRLYAGNNSGRTVAIDLATGDRLWTAREGASGPAWPAGGSLFQVSDLNQLLRLDAGTGEVIWAVDLPGFVKDKPGKRGKIYVHHGPVLAGGQIVLASNDGLLRFFNPVNGSLTRTAEVPGGATTAPVVAGCTLYVVSSNGELLAYR
- a CDS encoding efflux RND transporter periplasmic adaptor subunit: MRIIPMLTAVVVTASLYMVVIQRDELMAFARGEDAPDAAQSETEAAEGQDAAQAEDTRVGVVALQSKARTIGNAVILRGQTQAIRQVEVRAETTSTVISEPLRKGAHVEQGDVLCQLDPGTRDAALQEAQARLKEAQINLTAASKLSEGGYASETRLAASEAAERTAIAAVAAAEKEMERLTIKAPFAGLLESDTAELGSLLQPGSLCGTVIQLDTIKLVGYVPEAEVNKVELGATAGAELSTGQTVQGKVTFLSRSADPTTRTFEVEITVPNQDLSIRDGQTADIAISSAGSLAHKLPQSALTLNNEGQLGVRVVGSDSTVVFYPVQLLRDEADGVWLGGLPETADVIVVGQDFVTEGVAVAATYRETEQ
- a CDS encoding efflux RND transporter permease subunit — encoded protein: MIGIVDWAAGRARMVLAFIAISLLVGGFAYSMLPKEGEPDIEIPALFISVPFPGISAEDAESLMVKVMETELADLDGLDKMTSTAAEGYAGVALEFEFGWDKTAIMADVRDAMDKAEAEFPEGAEKYSITEINFSEFPIVIVNLTGAVPERTMARIAKDLQDDLEALDAVLEAGIAGNRDEMVEVLIDPLRLEAYNVTALELINVVQNNNQLIAAGEVETSQGAFSVKIPSSFDDVKDIYQLPVKTNGDRVVTLGELAQINFTFEDREGTARFNGEDTVALQVVKRKGYNLIDTVNLVKTTLEKSKSKWPPELRAAVQVGTSNDQSRVVGSMVSQLEGSVLTAIALVMIVVLSALGSRAALLVGFAIPTSFLLCFALLALMGISISNIVMFGLILAVGMLVDGAIVVVEYADKRIKEGTGPMHAYVEAAQRMFWPIVSSTATTLCAFLPMLFWPGVPGEFMGMLPVTLIFVLSASLVVALIYLPVMGGVTGRISRTFEGASHGLRMIAPWWLRAALVPVSMWGMFAGAMQMLNPSYLLGEGTGPMAGVLFGGLVFTLAAFAASITLSSVKVEREETEVAPGYHHTPFGHVIKFIAGNPVMPIVTVAAVGFAIMTVFSMFSENNYGVEFFVDSEPEQATAYVRARGNISLHEKDEMVRAAEEVILDHHAVINVFSFAGDGGLNTDSSGAQLPPDTIGQVQFEIIPWEERPTETEPLNGWFGALLSKYLGFEKEIIAEEYDGNTVIDQLNAQLAKLPGFEVEVRALAQGPASGKPVHLRLRGDGWEDLTSATLAAREQFENTPGLILIEDSLPLPGIDWQINVDVEKAGRYGADVATVGAMVQLVTRGILLDTMRVDSSDEEIEIRVRLPEQDRVLSTLDNLKVRTSDGLVPLSNFVTRQPVPKLAQINRIGQERFYDVKADVEAGLNKVILEDPDTGEMTRLALLKEVPEGTAANGDSLTAPNGRLMELVTLTGADSFDAVLDALDNGAKISPVNPNERIAVITEWLETEPLPRSIAWEWTGDQEEQEESGAFLSKAFAGALALMFVILLAQFNSFYNSVLVLLAVVLSTTGVLIGMMVMQQPFSIIMTGTGIVALAGIVVNNNIVLIDTYQEFSQQMPRLEAIIRTAEARIRPVLLTTITTMAGLTPMMFGVSLDFINGGYSIDSPTALWWKQLATAVVFGLGIATVLTLVVTPSLLAIRVWFSTYMHMLGRALSRLTRGRSSRIAQDSRLFKKARALPSTEILWEGDETAAPAEPEPQAEDDDEPSPPSEGRLRAAE